The Candidatus Poribacteria bacterium sequence AGTTGACCATTGGCATCACGCTTGTAGGGTGTAGCTTCTGTCCCGGTATCGCTCGGCAGTGGTATAGGCACAGACCTGACAGGGCTACCAACACCGACACAATAGATATGTACACCTCTCTGGGTCGCTGTTTTCGCCGCCTCAACTGCCCCGCGTCCGTGATCCTCTCCGTCTGAAAAAAGAATCAGGACCTTCTGTCCACCGAAATCGGACGTGATTGTTGTCCGATTTTGATCTGGAATAAGTCGATCTATTGCTGTTTCAATAGCGTTACGAATACGGGTGCCACTGTGCGCAAGCGTTTCTACGGTTATCGCCTCCAAGAATTCCCTGAGTGTTACAGTATCACTCGTCAGAGGACATACCACGAAACTCGCCTCTGCAAAGTAGAGTAATCCGATCCTGTCCCCCTCAAGCGCATCTAACAGTGAGAATATGGACGCCTTGGCGTGGTCAAGTCGCCGAACGGTTTTCTCATCTTCCGCGAGCATACTCGTTGAAATATCAAGTGCTATCATAACATCCAACCGCTCAGCGACTGATTCGGGTTTCGCGCCCCACTGCGGACGCGCAATTGCGA is a genomic window containing:
- a CDS encoding VWA domain-containing protein; translated protein: KNMDWLRFGNPEYLHLLWAVPPLIFLFLFGLRQKQNALLRFHSNVDSTHLKHHKIQAGLLLLSYLCITLAIARPQWGAKPESVAERLDVMIALDISTSMLAEDEKTVRRLDHAKASIFSLLDALEGDRIGLLYFAEASFVVCPLTSDTVTLREFLEAITVETLAHSGTRIRNAIETAIDRLIPDQNRTTITSDFGGQKVLILFSDGEDHGRGAVEAAKTATQRGVHIYCVGVGSPVRSVPIPLPSDTGTEATPYKRDANGQLVLTALDETRLREIAKAGDGNYYHATAGITQLATDLARLEKQKFRIRADGDYQDRFQWFVAGALILLICEVLHFTLLFRKPRR